The DNA window ATGCAGCTTCACGACTAACGACACCACAAGTATAGACATGATCAACCTGTTGCTGCTGAGCATAATGCCCAACTTGTTGATGCATATCAGCAGTACTAACGCCCAGTTCTCCCATATCGCCCATGACTAATACATTTGTTGATTTGAAATGGGTTAATACATCAATGGCCGCCTTTACTGATGCAATATTGGCATTATAGCTATCGTCAATAATACGAATACGTGGGGTTAATTGTGATATTTTCAATCGTCCCTGTACATTAACCATAGATTCAAGGCCTAACTTAATGGTTTTAATATCAATACCAAAACAACTTGCCATTGCAGCGGCGGCTAATGCATTAGCGACATTATGACGACCTGCAACACCTAAGTTAATCGAACAGTCACTGTCTGGTGTGCATAATCTAAACGTCGGGTTACCCGAATCAGCAAATTCAATATTAGCTGCAAAATAATCGGCACTCTCATCAACAACCGAAAAGTTAACGTGTCGCTGTGAGTCAACTTTACGTAGCCAGTATTGATAAAACTTATCATCGCGGTTTAGTACCGCCATGCCTTGTTCCTTAACCCCCGATAATATCTCACTTTTAGCCAATGCGATGCCCTGTAGATCACCAAAACCTTCTAAGTGTGCAGCATCAACATTATTGATTAACACCACATCTGGCAATACCAATCCCGTGGTATAGGCAATTTCTTTTTTGTGATTAGCACCAAGCTCCATCACCGCAAATTGGTCTTCTTGCTGTAAGCGAAGCAATGTCAATGGAACACCAATATCGTTATTAAAATTGCCTGCAGTTGCTAATGTTGGTGCGACTTGTTTTAAAATCGCCGCCAGCATTTCTTTCGTCGTGGTTTTTCCATTACTGCCAGTAAGCGCTGCAACTTTAGGATTAACATGTTCACGCACCATTTTACCTAACAGACCTAAAGCAACACGGCTATCTTTTACTTGAATTTGCGGGATATCCACCGCTTGCTTTTTTGTTACAATAGCAGCAATAGCACCTTGCTCTGCCGCTTTGGCAACGAAACTATTGGCATCAAAATTATCACCACTTAACGCGACGAACAAATCACCAACTTTAATCGTGCGTGTATCTGTTGAAACATGAGTAATGACGACATCATCACCTTGGTACTTGGCATTGAGTTGTGTCGCAATTGCACTTAACGCTAAACTAATCATTATTTTTTACTCAACATCTCTCTGATCGTCTCTCGATCACTATAATGGTGTTTATCTACACCGATAATTTGATAATCTTCATGGCCTTTACCTGCCACTAAAATAATATCGTCAGCACGACTTTGTTCCATCGCCCAATGAATAGCACTACGGCGATCATGAATAACTTGCATTACATCAGGGTTAGCAAGACCGATTTTCATATCAGCTACAATCGAAGACGCAGACTCAGTACGCGGATTATCATCTGTAATGACAGCCATATCTGCAAATTGTTCAGCGACTTGTGCCATTATTGGTCTTTTACCTGTATCTCGGTCACCACCACAGCCATAAATGCACCAGAGCTTGCCTTCACAATGCACACGTAATGCTTGCAAGGCTTTTTCTAATGCGTCAGGTGTATGAGCATAATCAACCACGCAAGCAGCTTGCCCTGCTTGTTTGAATAATTCCATACGGCCACATACGGCGGTTAATTTTGGTGCTACCTGTAATAAATCATCCAAATCATAACCGAGAGCTAACAAACTCGCGCAAGCGGCCACTACATTAGAAGCATTAAACTCGCCAATTAAACCACATCGCAATGTACCTTCACCCCAGCTGGTTTTTAACTCACAGTTAAAACCACCGGTATCAAAATTTAAATCATGACAATATAAAAAAGCACCAGAATAGGCTGATAAATCTTGCTGGACTGAAAATCGGATAGCATCAGGCCATTGCTGTGACCACGCTTTACCGTAAGTATCATCAACATTAAGGATCCTATGTTTCACAGCACCTTGAAATAAGATTTTTTTGGCATCAGCATAATTATCCATGTCTCCATGATAATCAAGATGATCACGGGTTAGATTGGTAAATAATGCCACATCAAAGTCGAGAGAATTTACACGACCTTGGATCAAACCGTGTGAGGATACTTCCATGGCACACAATTCTGCACCTTGTTGCACTTGGCTCGCTATTTCAGCTTGTACATCTAAACCACTACCTGTGGTATTTTCTGTTTGCACTAATTGATCGAATAAGCCATTACCGATCGTTCCCATCACACCAGCTTTACCGTTTAATAAAGTAACCCAATTGGCAATAATCTGCGTGATAGTGCTCTTACCATTCGTGCCAGTAACACCGACAAGTTTTAATTGCTGCGAAGGGAATTGATAAAAACTATCGGCTAATGCGGATAAGGCCTTATTAAGACCAAAAAAAGCAACAATAGGAATTCCATCAACATATTCAATATGACCATGTTCTCCCTGAATATCAGCATCTTTCAGTACAACTGTTGCACCACATTGTAATGCATTACCAATAAACCGGCGACCATCAAGGGCATGACCATTTATCGCGACAAAACAATCGCCCGCCTGCACTTTCCGGCTATCAATAATCAATGCGTTAACCGCTAATTCAAAATCAATATTCCACGTTTGTAGAGATAAGACTCGACATGACGAATTCATTTCCAAACCCTTAATATTTAAAGCCCGTGGCATTTAACAATCCTTAGTATCAAACAACCCTTAACGCCTAAGCGTCCTTTAATTTTTAAGCGTCTTTTGCTATTACTGTTAATGATTGTTTTTCATCTGGTGTTACATTTAACATTTGTAATGTTCTTTCCATAACTTCAGCAAATACCGGTGCCGCGATAACACCGCCGTAATAGCGGTCACCGCTTGGTGAGTCAATCACCACCACTAATGCAAAACGAGGATTAGACACGGGAGCAATACCAGCAAATAAAGCAACATAATCGTCACCATAACCACCGGCAATAGCTTTACGAGAAGTACCAGTTTTACCCGCGACGCGGTAGCCATCAATACGTGCTTTATCACCCGTACCGCCTTTTTCCACCACGCTTTCCATCATGAGCAATAGCTCTTGTGCGTGCTCTTCAGATAACACCCGTTCTGATAATGGCATCGTATCCAATTTTCTAATTGTCAGTGGACGATATACCCCACCAGAAGCAATTGTTGCATAAGCATGAGCAAGCTGTAATGTTGTCGCTTGCATACCATAACCAAAGGATAATGTTGCATTCTCGAACTCTGACCACCGTGAACGACGTGGCATATAGCCCCTACTTTCACCATTTAAGATCAAGCTACTTTCATTACCAAAACCAAATTGATAATACGTATCCAGCAAACGTTGATGACCTAGTTTCAGCGCAATTTTACTCACGCCCATGTTTGATGAATAACGTAAAATATCACTCAGTATCATCTCACCACGGTTACGGGTATCTTGTACTAAACGACCACCTAAACGCATACGGCCAGGATTTGTATCAATTATAGAATCTGCAGCAATAATACCGTTATCTAAACCACTGGCAATTACGAGTGGTTTAATTGTGGAGCCAGGTTCGTAACTATCCGTGATAGCGCGATTTTTTAACTTATAACTGTCATACTTACTGCGATTGTTCGGGTTAAACGATGGGCTATTTACCATCGCTAATATTTCTCCTGTTTTTACATCAATCATCACCAATGATCCCGACACAGCGCCGTTGTATTTAACCGCTTTTTTCAAGCGCTGATAGGCTAACGATTGAATACGTTGATCAATACTGAGTTGGATATTATTGGCTTGTTCACTTTGCTGAATAACAGAGATATCCTCAATAACATTACCTAATCGGTCTTTACGGACAATACGCTTACCCTGGGTACCAGTAAGAAAATCATTATAAGCCTTTTCAACGCCTTCAATACCTTTGTCATCAATATTAGTCATGCCAACCAACTGTGCGCTAACTTCACCGGTTGGGTAAAAACGACGGGATTCTGGAGCCAAACTTACACCGACTAATTTTAATTCATCAACATACTTAGCAACCGCGGGACTAATTTGGCGTTTTATATACATAAAACGACCATTGGAATCCATGATTTTTTTTTGCAGATCAATAAGATTAAGATCGAGAATTTCTGCAAACGCTTGCCATGCACGTTTTTTATCAAAACTGTTTTTATTTTTAATGGTGCGCGGATCCACATGGATCGCCATCACGGGCACACTAACAGCCAATTCCACCCCATTGCGGTCGGTAATAATACCGCGCTGTACTTGCTGTGATGCCACACGTAGTGAGCGCATATCCGCTTGTTGACGCAGATGTTCGGGATTAATAACTTGGATATAAGCGGTACGGGCGAGTAAGCTTAAAAAGATAATAACAACCGTGGCTGCAACTAAACGATAGCGCCATAAGATAAAATTGGCTGGTTCTTCGTTGGTAATATTTCTACGATTTGTCACTGCTGTGTCACCAACTTTTCTTCTGCTGTACTTGGTCGATACATACCGAGTTTGTGTTTTGCGGTGTATTCAATTTTACTGTGCTCTTCTAACGTGCTTTGTTCTAACAATAAATTACGCCATTCAATGTCAGCCAAGTCACGCTGAGTCAATAACTGCTCTTTGTTATTCGTCTTTAAGCGGGTTTCATGCGTTAACATGATCACGGCAAAAGCGGAAATTAAGATGGCAAACAATAGACTAACGACTCGCTTATGCTGGCCGATGTCAGTCATGATAACCTTACCTAAATCCCACTTAATGCCGAACATATTACAATTTTTCCGCCACGCGTAATACAGAACTACGCGCTCGAGGATTGAATTCTAATTCTTGCTCCGAAGGTTTTAGCATTTTACCGACTGCCTTCATGGTACGCGTTTTATCAATTTCTTCTTGCATGATAGGTAAGCCGTATGGCACTTCTTTACCACGCGCTTGTTTACGAATGAATTGCTTCACAATACGATCTTCTAACGAGTGGAAGCTGATCACAGATAAACGACCACCAGACTTAAGACATTTTAATGCGCCAGCTAATGCACGTTCAATCTCTTCTAACTCACTATTAATATAAATACGGATCGCTTGGAATGAACGTGTGGCTGGGTGTTTGGTTTCTTTTTTCGATTTTGGTACCACACGGCAAATTAAACTTGCTAACTGTGCTGTTGTTTCGAATGGCGTGCCGTCACGATCAAATACCACGGCGCGGGCAATCTTACGGGCAAACTTTTCTTCACCAAATACTTTCAATACCCATACAATATCATCATAGTCAGCTGTTGCTAACCATTTAGCTGCACTGATACCTGATGTAGGGTCCATGCGCATGTCCAACGGACCATCACGTAAAAAACTAAAACCACGAGATGCATCGTCTAACTGTGGAGAAGAAACACCAAGGTCCAATAACACACCATCAATTTGTTCTGTCAGTTCTTTATTTTCCATATATTCAGCAATACCAGAAAATGGACCGTGAACAATATCAAAACGTGGGTCTTCTAATTTTAATGCTTCACCCACTGCAATTGCTTCAGGGTCACGATCGATTGCAATCAATCGGCCGTTTTCACCCAGCTGAGACAAAATAAAGCGAGAGTGACCACCGCGACCAAAAGTACCGTCAATATAAATACCATCCGGTTTTAGGTCTAACCCAGCTACGGTTTCGTTAAGTAAAACGGATACGTGTGCAAATTCTTGTGTCATGTCGATGAAAGCTCTTAAAAATACTTTAAATTATAGCAGGTGCTAAAATGGTTATTGTAACGTAAAAGATCTAGTTTAGGGAGGGGTAAAACGTATTGCAAGTGATGCTGATAATCAGAAGGAAAAATAAACAAGAACTTATCTATAGTAAAGAAGATATAGATAAGGTCTTGGAGTTGGTCGATAAGCCGGGTTTTGTCGTGGACAATCATTCCTCTAGGTCTGCAATCGCTCACAGACTCAAGCAACCTACCCGCTTTCAGCGTGGGTCACGCCTATAGAAAGCCTATTTGGTCTTGCTCCGGGTGGAGTTTACCCTGCAACGAACTATTACTAGTCGTCCGGTGCGCTCTTACCGCACCCTT is part of the Moritella viscosa genome and encodes:
- the murF gene encoding UDP-N-acetylmuramoyl-tripeptide--D-alanyl-D-ala nine ligase; protein product: MISLALSAIATQLNAKYQGDDVVITHVSTDTRTIKVGDLFVALSGDNFDANSFVAKAAEQGAIAAIVTKKQAVDIPQIQVKDSRVALGLLGKMVREHVNPKVAALTGSNGKTTTKEMLAAILKQVAPTLATAGNFNNDIGVPLTLLRLQQEDQFAVMELGANHKKEIAYTTGLVLPDVVLINNVDAAHLEGFGDLQGIALAKSEILSGVKEQGMAVLNRDDKFYQYWLRKVDSQRHVNFSVVDESADYFAANIEFADSGNPTFRLCTPDSDCSINLGVAGRHNVANALAAAAMASCFGIDIKTIKLGLESMVNVQGRLKISQLTPRIRIIDDSYNANIASVKAAIDVLTHFKSTNVLVMGDMGELGVSTADMHQQVGHYAQQQQVDHVYTCGVVSREAALTAGVIGRAFLAQPALVDALADLITTAPKEQVFTLLFKGSRSAKMEQAISLLTTKLSENTAMLIENTILVKNTVKEIKC
- the murE gene encoding UDP-N-acetylmuramoylalanyl-D-glutamate--2,6-dia minopimelate ligase, with the protein product MNSSCRVLSLQTWNIDFELAVNALIIDSRKVQAGDCFVAINGHALDGRRFIGNALQCGATVVLKDADIQGEHGHIEYVDGIPIVAFFGLNKALSALADSFYQFPSQQLKLVGVTGTNGKSTITQIIANWVTLLNGKAGVMGTIGNGLFDQLVQTENTTGSGLDVQAEIASQVQQGAELCAMEVSSHGLIQGRVNSLDFDVALFTNLTRDHLDYHGDMDNYADAKKILFQGAVKHRILNVDDTYGKAWSQQWPDAIRFSVQQDLSAYSGAFLYCHDLNFDTGGFNCELKTSWGEGTLRCGLIGEFNASNVVAACASLLALGYDLDDLLQVAPKLTAVCGRMELFKQAGQAACVVDYAHTPDALEKALQALRVHCEGKLWCIYGCGGDRDTGKRPIMAQVAEQFADMAVITDDNPRTESASSIVADMKIGLANPDVMQVIHDRRSAIHWAMEQSRADDIILVAGKGHEDYQIIGVDKHHYSDRETIREMLSKK
- the ftsI gene encoding peptidoglycan synthetase FtsI precursor; the protein is MTNRRNITNEEPANFILWRYRLVAATVVIIFLSLLARTAYIQVINPEHLRQQADMRSLRVASQQVQRGIITDRNGVELAVSVPVMAIHVDPRTIKNKNSFDKKRAWQAFAEILDLNLIDLQKKIMDSNGRFMYIKRQISPAVAKYVDELKLVGVSLAPESRRFYPTGEVSAQLVGMTNIDDKGIEGVEKAYNDFLTGTQGKRIVRKDRLGNVIEDISVIQQSEQANNIQLSIDQRIQSLAYQRLKKAVKYNGAVSGSLVMIDVKTGEILAMVNSPSFNPNNRSKYDSYKLKNRAITDSYEPGSTIKPLVIASGLDNGIIAADSIIDTNPGRMRLGGRLVQDTRNRGEMILSDILRYSSNMGVSKIALKLGHQRLLDTYYQFGFGNESSLILNGESRGYMPRRSRWSEFENATLSFGYGMQATTLQLAHAYATIASGGVYRPLTIRKLDTMPLSERVLSEEHAQELLLMMESVVEKGGTGDKARIDGYRVAGKTGTSRKAIAGGYGDDYVALFAGIAPVSNPRFALVVVIDSPSGDRYYGGVIAAPVFAEVMERTLQMLNVTPDEKQSLTVIAKDA
- the ftsL gene encoding cell division protein FtsL gives rise to the protein MFGIKWDLGKVIMTDIGQHKRVVSLLFAILISAFAVIMLTHETRLKTNNKEQLLTQRDLADIEWRNLLLEQSTLEEHSKIEYTAKHKLGMYRPSTAEEKLVTQQ
- the rsmH gene encoding ribosomal RNA small subunit methyltransferase H — encoded protein: MTQEFAHVSVLLNETVAGLDLKPDGIYIDGTFGRGGHSRFILSQLGENGRLIAIDRDPEAIAVGEALKLEDPRFDIVHGPFSGIAEYMENKELTEQIDGVLLDLGVSSPQLDDASRGFSFLRDGPLDMRMDPTSGISAAKWLATADYDDIVWVLKVFGEEKFARKIARAVVFDRDGTPFETTAQLASLICRVVPKSKKETKHPATRSFQAIRIYINSELEEIERALAGALKCLKSGGRLSVISFHSLEDRIVKQFIRKQARGKEVPYGLPIMQEEIDKTRTMKAVGKMLKPSEQELEFNPRARSSVLRVAEKL